The following are encoded together in the Bradyrhizobium algeriense genome:
- a CDS encoding DUF3551 domain-containing protein has translation MRILALAILAIGTISAAAPARAQTYGGGYPVCLHVYGPITYYECSYTSIPQCNASASGRAAQCVVNPYFANAYQDRPVRRRGVY, from the coding sequence ATGCGCATCCTGGCTTTGGCAATTCTCGCAATCGGAACGATTTCGGCCGCAGCTCCGGCGCGCGCCCAGACATATGGCGGAGGATATCCGGTCTGCCTGCATGTCTACGGCCCGATCACCTATTATGAGTGCAGCTATACGTCGATTCCTCAATGCAACGCGTCAGCCTCGGGCCGCGCGGCGCAATGCGTCGTCAATCCATATTTTGCAAATGCGTATCAGGATCGGCCGGTGCGCAGGCGCGGCGTTTATTGA
- a CDS encoding outer membrane protein — protein sequence MKKVLLVTASLIALGAAAPALAADLAARPYTKAPPMVAAVYDWSGFYIGANGGYGTSHNCWTNTAVGGVPFTPASEGCHDADGGTIGGQVGYRWQAGNWVFGLEAQGNWADFNGSNPSNLIVLGGVNRTKIDAFGLFTGQVGYAANNVLFYVKGGAAVTNNTYEGLFAGTVLDRAEETRWGGTVGAGVEYAFAPNWSFGVEYNHLFMGTNNYNFTGVAFVGNSRNDDIKQDADLVTARINYRFGGPVIGKY from the coding sequence ATGAAGAAGGTTTTGCTTGTTACGGCCAGTCTGATCGCGCTCGGCGCGGCTGCGCCGGCACTCGCTGCGGATCTCGCTGCGCGTCCTTACACCAAGGCGCCTCCGATGGTCGCTGCTGTGTATGACTGGAGCGGATTCTACATCGGCGCCAACGGTGGCTATGGCACGAGCCACAACTGCTGGACCAACACCGCGGTCGGCGGCGTTCCGTTCACTCCGGCTTCCGAAGGTTGCCACGACGCTGACGGCGGCACCATCGGTGGTCAGGTCGGTTATCGCTGGCAGGCCGGCAACTGGGTGTTCGGCCTCGAAGCACAGGGCAACTGGGCCGACTTCAATGGTTCGAACCCCAGCAACCTCATTGTGCTGGGTGGCGTCAACCGCACCAAGATCGATGCGTTCGGCCTGTTCACCGGTCAGGTCGGCTACGCCGCCAACAACGTCCTGTTCTACGTCAAGGGCGGTGCAGCGGTCACCAACAACACCTATGAAGGTCTGTTCGCTGGTACCGTGCTCGATCGCGCCGAGGAAACCCGCTGGGGTGGCACCGTTGGCGCCGGCGTGGAATACGCCTTCGCTCCGAACTGGTCGTTCGGCGTCGAGTATAACCACCTGTTCATGGGCACAAACAACTATAACTTCACCGGCGTCGCGTTCGTGGGCAATAGCCGCAACGACGACATCAAGCAGGACGCTGACCTCGTCACCGCCCGTATCAACTATCGCTTCGGCGGCCCGGTCATCGGGAAGTACTGA
- a CDS encoding lipoprotein-releasing ABC transporter permease subunit produces MDETMNETARTPPFAPFEWLLSGRYLRARRKEGFISVIAGFSFLGIMLGVATLIIVMAVMNGFRKELLDKILGLNGHLLVQPLESPLTDWKDVAERISQVDGIRLAAPVVDGQALASSAFNAAGVLVRGMRSADLNNLTSIAKNIKQGTMEGFDEGQGVIIGRRLADQLSLHAGDTITLVAPKGAVTPMGTTPRIKPYKVAAVFEIGMSEYDASFVFMPLPESQAYFNRKEDVTAIEVFTSNPDRIDAFRKSVTEASGRPVFLVDWRQRNSTFFNALQVERNVMFLILTMIVLVAALNIVSGLIMLVKDKGQDIAILRTMGASQGSIMRIFLITGAAIGVVGTLTGFFVGMLICLNIESIRQFLSWMTNTELFSPELYFLSRLPAEVDFGETTAVVIMALTLSFLATLYPSWRAARLDPVDALRYE; encoded by the coding sequence ATGGATGAGACCATGAACGAGACAGCCCGCACCCCGCCTTTTGCGCCCTTCGAATGGCTGTTGTCCGGGCGTTATTTGCGCGCGCGTCGCAAGGAAGGCTTCATTTCGGTCATCGCCGGATTTTCCTTCCTCGGCATCATGCTCGGCGTCGCCACGCTGATCATCGTGATGGCTGTGATGAACGGCTTCCGCAAGGAACTGCTGGACAAGATCCTCGGGCTGAACGGGCATTTGCTGGTGCAACCGCTGGAATCGCCGTTGACCGACTGGAAGGACGTCGCCGAGCGCATCAGCCAGGTCGACGGCATCCGCCTTGCTGCGCCGGTCGTGGACGGTCAGGCACTGGCGTCCTCGGCCTTCAACGCCGCCGGCGTGCTGGTGCGCGGCATGCGGTCTGCGGACCTGAACAACCTCACCTCGATCGCCAAGAACATCAAGCAGGGCACGATGGAGGGATTTGACGAGGGGCAGGGCGTTATCATCGGGCGTCGGCTCGCCGATCAATTGTCGCTGCATGCCGGCGACACCATCACGCTGGTCGCGCCCAAGGGCGCGGTGACCCCGATGGGAACCACGCCGCGCATCAAACCTTACAAGGTGGCGGCCGTGTTCGAGATCGGCATGTCGGAATATGACGCCAGCTTCGTGTTCATGCCGCTGCCGGAGTCGCAGGCCTATTTCAACCGCAAGGAGGACGTGACCGCGATCGAGGTATTCACCAGCAACCCCGATCGAATCGACGCGTTCCGCAAGAGCGTGACGGAGGCCTCGGGGCGGCCAGTGTTCCTGGTCGACTGGCGGCAGCGCAACTCGACCTTCTTCAATGCGCTGCAGGTCGAGCGCAATGTGATGTTTTTGATCCTGACCATGATCGTGCTGGTTGCCGCGCTCAACATCGTTTCCGGCCTGATCATGCTGGTCAAGGACAAGGGGCAGGACATCGCCATCCTGCGCACCATGGGCGCCTCGCAGGGCTCGATCATGCGGATATTCCTGATCACGGGCGCTGCGATCGGTGTGGTCGGCACGCTGACCGGCTTCTTTGTCGGCATGCTGATCTGCCTGAACATCGAATCGATCCGGCAATTCCTGTCCTGGATGACCAACACAGAATTGTTCTCGCCGGAACTCTACTTCCTCTCCCGACTGCCGGCGGAAGTCGATTTCGGCGAGACCACCGCGGTCGTGATCATGGCGCTGACGCTGTCGTTCCTGGCGACGCTCTATCCGTCCTGGCGCGCCGCGCGGCTCGATCCCGTCGACGCGCTCCGGTATGAGTGA
- a CDS encoding DUF3551 domain-containing protein: MSRTQCQATASGRDAYCAANPYFSAKAEMQTDRSRQFRRRY, translated from the coding sequence TTGTCGCGCACGCAGTGTCAGGCAACCGCCTCCGGGCGAGATGCGTATTGCGCTGCGAATCCCTATTTCAGCGCCAAGGCGGAAATGCAGACCGACCGCAGCCGCCAATTCCGTAGGAGATACTGA
- a CDS encoding ABC transporter ATP-binding protein, with translation MAEEAEDVPVIYLHEIKREYRQGEATLTILNGAKLALWAGQSVALVAPSGSGKSTLLHIAGLLESPDDGEVYVAGTPTSQLSDIDRTQIRRSDIGFVYQQHRLLPEFTALENVMLPQMIRGLKRAETIKRSEEILSYLGLGDRITHRPAELSGGEQQRVAIARAVANAPRALLADEPTGNLDPHTADHVFNALMQLVKATQVAMLIATHNMELAGRMDRRVSLVDGQVVELE, from the coding sequence ATGGCCGAGGAGGCAGAAGATGTACCGGTTATCTATCTCCACGAGATAAAACGCGAGTACAGGCAGGGCGAGGCGACGTTGACCATTCTCAACGGCGCCAAGCTCGCGCTGTGGGCGGGACAGTCGGTAGCGCTGGTGGCGCCGTCGGGTTCGGGCAAATCGACGCTGCTGCATATCGCGGGCCTGCTCGAAAGCCCCGATGACGGCGAGGTCTATGTCGCGGGCACGCCGACCTCGCAATTATCAGACATCGACCGCACCCAGATCCGGCGCTCCGACATCGGCTTTGTTTATCAGCAGCACCGGCTGCTGCCGGAATTCACCGCGCTCGAAAACGTGATGCTGCCGCAGATGATCCGCGGCCTCAAACGCGCCGAGACGATCAAGCGCTCGGAGGAGATCCTGTCCTATCTCGGCCTCGGCGACCGCATCACGCACCGGCCGGCCGAGCTATCCGGCGGCGAACAGCAGCGGGTTGCCATCGCGCGCGCGGTCGCCAATGCGCCGCGGGCGCTGCTGGCGGACGAGCCGACCGGAAACCTCGATCCGCACACCGCCGATCACGTCTTCAACGCGCTGATGCAGCTGGTGAAGGCGACGCAGGTCGCGATGCTGATCGCCACCCACAATATGGAACTGGCCGGCCGGATGGACCGGCGGGTGTCGCTGGTCGACGGCCAGGTCGTCGAACTGGAGTAG
- a CDS encoding DUF3551 domain-containing protein translates to MRRAWLALMVAFAVSAAVAMPAAAREFPYCIKGCDFGAGVGDCSFSTLAQCQATASGRDASCAANPYFNAKADMQTDRNRQHGRRF, encoded by the coding sequence ATGCGAAGGGCATGGCTGGCGCTAATGGTGGCCTTTGCTGTGTCGGCAGCAGTCGCGATGCCGGCTGCGGCGCGCGAATTTCCCTACTGCATCAAGGGCTGCGATTTCGGCGCCGGTGTCGGCGATTGCAGTTTTTCGACGCTGGCGCAGTGCCAGGCAACCGCCTCCGGGCGAGATGCGAGTTGCGCTGCGAACCCCTATTTCAACGCCAAGGCGGACATGCAGACCGATCGCAACCGCCAACACGGAAGGAGATTCTGA
- a CDS encoding DUF3551 domain-containing protein produces the protein MRILALAILAIGAASAAVPAQAQTYDPNYPVCLHVYGRLSYYDCTYYTLPQCNASASGRPAQCVINPYFAHASQDPSARRYKRYRNGY, from the coding sequence ATGCGCATTCTGGCTTTGGCAATTTTGGCGATCGGAGCGGCCTCGGCCGCAGTACCGGCGCAGGCACAGACTTACGATCCCAACTATCCGGTTTGCCTGCATGTTTATGGCAGGCTCAGCTATTACGACTGTACCTATTACACCCTGCCTCAATGCAACGCGTCGGCCTCGGGCCGCCCGGCGCAATGCGTGATCAATCCGTATTTCGCACATGCATCTCAAGATCCCTCGGCACGCCGCTACAAGCGCTACCGCAACGGCTACTGA
- a CDS encoding DUF3551 domain-containing protein: MRKTVLAVLAASGLAALGAAPAEAVGTRYPFCIQGDEHPGLSNCTFTSYEQCQATASGRFLYCIANPYYIGESEPPPRAGYRPLPGRALPPAPGTGRY, encoded by the coding sequence ATGCGTAAAACTGTACTAGCCGTGCTGGCCGCGAGTGGACTGGCCGCACTCGGCGCCGCGCCTGCCGAAGCGGTCGGCACCCGATATCCGTTCTGCATCCAGGGCGACGAGCACCCCGGCCTCAGCAACTGCACTTTCACGAGTTACGAGCAGTGCCAGGCGACCGCTTCGGGACGGTTTCTCTACTGCATCGCCAATCCCTATTATATCGGCGAGAGCGAACCGCCGCCGCGCGCCGGGTATCGCCCGCTGCCCGGCCGTGCGCTGCCGCCCGCCCCCGGCACCGGCAGATACTGA